From Pararhizobium sp. A13:
CCTGAGCCCCGCACGCCGCGCAAGCCGGGCACCGTCACGGTTCAGTTCATAGACCATCGCCTCCATGCCGTAGTCGGCCTGGGCGATGGAGGTTGAGGAGAAGGTGTTGGTTTCGAGGATATCGGCGCCGGCGATGGCGTAGTTGTAATGGATTTCCTCAATCGCGCCGGGCTGGGTCAGGGTCAAAAGGTCGTTATTGCCCTGCAGATGACAGTCGCAGCCGGCGAAGCGGTCGCCACGGAAATGCTCTTCGCCGAGGCCAAGCTGCTGGATTTCCGTGCCCATCGCGCCGTCCATGATCAGGATGCGTTCACGCGCCGCCGCTTTCAATGCGGCCATGACTTCCGACCCATCGGGACGGGGTGAAATGGCGCCGAAAAGGGCATCGATGGCGGACATGGGAAATCTCCCGTTCTGAAAACGACAATACAGTAGCATACAGGCATCACATAAAGATATCTTTATGTCAATATATGCATCTCCGCAATCAAACGAACGGGCAAAAAGAAACCGGCCCGTTTCAGAGGAAACGAGCCGGTTGGACATCGATCGGATATGCCGCGTCAGAGCCGTTTGAGGCAGTCGTCCACTTCGTAGATGGCGCAGAGGATGTGATAGAAGCTGCTGGCGGGCGCCGGTTCTTCGACGAAGCTGCCATCGGCCTTCTGCTTGTCGCGCCACAGCCCCTTGACCGGCGTGTCGAGAAACCGCATCAGCGCCGTTGCGGCGCGAACGGAGGAGCGGAGATAACGCTCGCGCTCCTCGCCTTGTGTGAGCGCCGCAAAGCGGATCGCCGCCTTCAGCCATTCCGTCTGCGGCCACAGCCGGGCGATCGGATCGGCGACGGAGAAATCGTCGAGAAGCGTCATGACAGCCACGTCGCGCGGCTGCGCAATGCCATATTGCTCTCCGATCTCGAACAGGCGGCGCGCCTTCACCAACGCATCGGCATCGCCGCGCCGCTCACCCCAGCGCAAGAGCAGCCAGGCCCACTCGAACTGGTGGCCCGGCTCGACGATGCGGCCCTTGTCGCCCGGCATCGGCGACCAGTCGTGATCGAAGAATTCGCGCAGCGCGCCGGTTTCGGTATCGATGAAATGATCCATGCAAAGCGCTGCGATCTCATCGGCGAGATTGGTCCAGGCAACCGTGTCGAAACCATCCACCTCTTCGCTCGCGAGGCACGCCTCGAACAGGTGCATATGCGGGTTGGAGCAGAGCGGCAGGCGCGGTGGATTGTCTTCCTCGAAGCCCGCCAAAGGGTGCTTGCAATGGGCTTCGAGCTTTTGCAGCAAGATATTGCTGCGCTCGATCATCTCCGCCTTCCGCTCCGGAAAGACCTGAGCCACATAGGCAAAGGACAAAAGCGCGAAAGCCTGGTTGTAGAGATCGAACGACGCGTCGATCAGATGTCCGTCCGCATCCGCGAGCGCCCCGTAAAAGCCGTTCGGCTGCAGATAGACGCGATCGAAATAGGCAAGCCCGCTCCGAGCGACGCTCTGCCAGTCTCCCGGCCAGCCGCGACGGCCCGCTTCCGCAAAGCAATAGACCTGGCGCGGCTGGACGCGCGACCGGCGGTTCGCCCGCGTCGGCTCGCCCGTCATGTCGATCGTCTCGACGAAGCCGCCGCTCGACGTGTCAAAGCCCTTGTCGCGCCAGATCGGCAGCGCCGCACTGGCGAGCCAGTCGTTCAATTTCGCGGAAAAGCCGGCAATATCCATTATCACTGTCCGTCCGTTCTTATGCGCCAAGTTTCAACGCGCCGAGATCCTTGCCGAGCACATTGGCGAGCGCTTCGACGACCATGTTGTGATCCTCGCGCTGCGGCAGGCCGGAAACCGTAACCGCGCCGATGCAGCCGGTGCCCTTGACGACGATCGGGAAGCTGCCGCCATGCGGCGCAAACTCGGCATCGGGCAGGCCGAACTTCGCCTGCAGCGTGCTGTCCTGCTTGGCGAGTGTCAGGCCGATCGCGTAGCTGCTCTTCAGGAAGCGGAAAACGCAGTTGCGCTTGCGGCGCACCCAGTTCGGATTGTCGGGCGTCGATCCCTCCAGCGCCGCATAGAAGACCGGCATGGAAAACAGCGTGACGTCGATCACGACGCCCAATTTTCCTTCCACCGCCATGTCGCGTAGCAACGCACCGAGTTTCCAGCCGGTTTCCAGGTTAAAACTGTCGAACTGCAGTTCCTTCTCCTGCAACGCGATGCGTTCGAGATCCTTGTCGAAATTCATATCGCCGTTTCCCCTTGTCTTTCAGTCTTTCCAGAGCCAGGCGGCGCCGCGCACGCCGGAACTGTCGCCATGCACCGCCTTGCGGATCGGCGTTTCGAAACTGTCGCCGAAAATATATTTGACAATCAAATCCGGCAGCTCGTCGTAGATCTCGTCGACATTCGACATGCCGCCGCCAAGCACGAAGACATCGGGGTCGACGATGTTGGTGAGCAGCGCCAGGCTGCGGGCGAGCCGGTCGACGAAGCGCTCGTAGACGGCGGTGGCGACCGGATTGCCGCTGCGCTTGTCGGCGATGATGTCGCGGCCGCGCCGGTCGATGCCCGTCGTGGTCCGGTAATCGAGTTCGACGCCGGTGCCGCAGGCATACATGTCGAGGCAGCCATGTTTACCGCACCAGCATTTGTGGCCCGGATACTCGTCCGGCGTCATCCAGGGCAGCGGATAGTGGCCGATTTCGGCGGCGATGCCCTGATAGCCGGCATGCACATGTTTGCCGATCGCAAGCCCCCCGCCATGGCCGGTGCCGACGATGACGCCGAAAACCGTATGCGCATCCTTGCCGGCGCCATCCACGGCTTCCGAGACAGCAAGGCAATTGGCATCATTGGCAAGCCGCACTTCGCGGCCGAGCGCTGCCTGGAGATCGCGCCCGAGCGGCTGGCCGTTCAAGAGCACGGCATTGGAATTGCGCACGATGCCGGTGCGCGGATTGGGGCTGCCGGGAATACCGATGCCGATCGTCCCCTGTTCGCCCGCCATCTGCTCGGCGGTGGCGACAAGCTCCTGCACCGCGCGGATGCAGGCATCGTAACCGCTGGTCGGCGTCGCGATGCGGTGCCGGGCCCTGGTCGTGCCATCGCGGTCGAGCGCGATGACTTCCATTTTCGTGCCGCCCCAGTCAATTCCAATGAACATGTCGGATCAAACTCTTGTGCATCTCGTTGCAATGAGCGGCGCCTCATCGGCCGGGTGTTCTCCCGTTCCGCCGCACCTGCTTAACACCGGAAAAGCGTTTCGCGCCAGTCCGCCCGGCTGCGAAGCGCACGAGAAAATCCAGTTCCGACAAGGCCGATGCAAAACCGCATCGGAAAAACACTTGGCTTCGCGGCCGAGCTTTTGTAAGGGTTCTTTCCGGCTGGTCCCATAGCTCAGCAGGATAGAGCGCAGGATTCCTAATCCTGAGGCCGATGGTTCGAATCCATCTGGGATCACCAGCAAACCAACATCCTGCTATTTCCGACGC
This genomic window contains:
- a CDS encoding ROK family protein, with the protein product MFIGIDWGGTKMEVIALDRDGTTRARHRIATPTSGYDACIRAVQELVATAEQMAGEQGTIGIGIPGSPNPRTGIVRNSNAVLLNGQPLGRDLQAALGREVRLANDANCLAVSEAVDGAGKDAHTVFGVIVGTGHGGGLAIGKHVHAGYQGIAAEIGHYPLPWMTPDEYPGHKCWCGKHGCLDMYACGTGVELDYRTTTGIDRRGRDIIADKRSGNPVATAVYERFVDRLARSLALLTNIVDPDVFVLGGGMSNVDEIYDELPDLIVKYIFGDSFETPIRKAVHGDSSGVRGAAWLWKD
- a CDS encoding heme-degrading domain-containing protein; translated protein: MNFDKDLERIALQEKELQFDSFNLETGWKLGALLRDMAVEGKLGVVIDVTLFSMPVFYAALEGSTPDNPNWVRRKRNCVFRFLKSSYAIGLTLAKQDSTLQAKFGLPDAEFAPHGGSFPIVVKGTGCIGAVTVSGLPQREDHNMVVEALANVLGKDLGALKLGA
- a CDS encoding AGE family epimerase/isomerase, translating into MIMDIAGFSAKLNDWLASAALPIWRDKGFDTSSGGFVETIDMTGEPTRANRRSRVQPRQVYCFAEAGRRGWPGDWQSVARSGLAYFDRVYLQPNGFYGALADADGHLIDASFDLYNQAFALLSFAYVAQVFPERKAEMIERSNILLQKLEAHCKHPLAGFEEDNPPRLPLCSNPHMHLFEACLASEEVDGFDTVAWTNLADEIAALCMDHFIDTETGALREFFDHDWSPMPGDKGRIVEPGHQFEWAWLLLRWGERRGDADALVKARRLFEIGEQYGIAQPRDVAVMTLLDDFSVADPIARLWPQTEWLKAAIRFAALTQGEERERYLRSSVRAATALMRFLDTPVKGLWRDKQKADGSFVEEPAPASSFYHILCAIYEVDDCLKRL